The following DNA comes from Gopherus flavomarginatus isolate rGopFla2 chromosome 5, rGopFla2.mat.asm, whole genome shotgun sequence.
ACAggctctgtgaccttggacaaatcacttaatctctccggGCATTAGTttacttatctgtaaaatggggacagtgcTACTGACCTTACTAGACTTGCAGATCAGTGAATCAGTAGGGCTTGTACAAGTGCTAAGTACTATTCTTAGGAATAATCGGCTTTTTCTTCTATGGCTTTGCATTTTCCCTGAGTCCAAAGAAACAATAGTTCAAGGTTGACCTTAACATTGAACATTGACACCATTACCCTAGTGTCCATCTCCCATTCTTAGCTTTCCAGTGTGCTACTTCCCTACTTCAAGAAGAGAGCCAAGTTCTCTTGGTCTTAAGAGAACCAAGTCTATGGAAGAGAGGGGGTCAAATTTATCCCTGCTGTAATTACAATGAAGTCcgtccctgtggaaccccactaatTAGTCCCAATGCATTGGGTTCTTTCAGTGGCTGGAAAATCATACCACTAAACTACCCCATCCCAAACCTATTGAAGCTATGGAAGAGAAGCAGGAAGAGTGAGACCAAAAAGGAGAGAGGGGGAATAGGAAgagcaaaaatgatgaggggagACTTGATTGCTGTCTTTACATTCTGTGCAGAATTCCCCTGAAGAAATTCAAATCCATGCGGGAGGTAATGAAGGAGAAGGGCGTACTCAGGGACTACCTGAAGAACCACAAGTCTGACCCAGCCAGCAAGTACTTCAACAACTTCGCTGTTACCTATGAGGTCCTGTCTAACTATCTGGATGTAAGTATGTGCCTGATTTggaaaaaatgacaaaaatgGAGGAGAGATGAGGAAAGATGGAGGCTGTCAACCGTGGAGCAGGAATGGGAGGAGCAAGAGAATTCAAATGGAAAATATGATATCCAACTTGCACCAGCCCATCGTCTGTAGGACGGTTCTTGTAGTATACAAGAATtgggtagtatccctttaaatagtttgtgggCCCTCTCGTGGTGGTCACCGTGTTCTAGACCAGCCAACCAGAGCAGCCACATGTATGTAGCTAAGCCTTGCATGTTTGTGTCTAcaggagaacctcagagttacgagcaCCTCAGGACTGGAGGTGATTCATAACGCTGAAATGTTcagaactctgaacaaaacgttctgGTTGTTCTGTCAGATGTTTACAACTGACCATTGACTTAACACAGTTTTGAAACTTTCCTATGTAGAAGAAAAATCCTGCTTTTAGCCAGTCTGCAACAAGCACAGGagcagtttccttaccttgtcaaatctttttttttaaactttccctttattttttagtcatttacgtttaacacagtactatacggtacagtatttgcttttggggggggtctctgctgcctgattgtgttcttccagttccaaatgaggtgtgtggctgaCCAATCAGGTCATAACTCcgctgttcgtaactctgaggttctgctgtagttAGTAAACACAGTTATTTGGGACTCAGCTATGCCCAGTGGTTCCTCCACATAGATTTTCTTCCGTGAGGAATAAAAGACCCAACAGTTCTCCCGGCCCTAATAAAGAGCACAGGCTGCCCTCTAGCTAGAATATATATTAAAGAAATTGAATCTCtctggggaagagagaagggttAAAATGGAAGCAGGGGAAGTTTTCCCTTTTTTGGAAACCCTCTAGCATAGATGGAGTCGTTTGCAAAACCTCTAACTGCATGTGATTCCATTGTCTTTTATCACCATTCATCCACCTGGCAGCCCCATTGGTTTGAGATTACATATGTGGTGCAGATGGCAGTAACTGTCTCCAGCAGGCTCAACAATACTATTGGTTGGCAAGTGACATAGATCATGAGGAGGAGAACCTGTGATGAAAAGAATGCACCCTTTTCTCTAGATGTCCTACTATGGGGAAATCAGTATTGGAACCCCACCCAAGAACTTCCTGGTTCTCTTCGACACCGGCTCATCCAACCTGTGGGTGCCCTCGATCTACTGCCAGAGCCAGGCCTGCAGTGAGTAATCCCCATGCACAAGGGGCTGAGGGAAATGTCTCTACCATGGAGGGAAATTCTCTATCACACTATCCCATCCTGGGCACTGACCAAGCCATAATCCAGATTGTTTGTCAGGAATAATGTAGACATCCTTCAAATCCCAATATGCTAGGAGTGTTCTGAAGTCCCACTGCAAACAGAAAGATAGCCGAGGCTATGGAAGTTCATGTCATTTACGTAGATTGGacgctctgtggggcagggaccctctttttgttctgttttttgttcTGGCACAGTGGgggctggtccatgactggggctcctaggttctTACGGGAATTCAAATGATAGATTTATTTATAGATATACACTCACACATAATTTAAAATAGATACTGTTTAATTATATAATACCAACATGGACACACACattattcttctcttcttctttgcTTCTCATCCATCAGCTCAGCTGTGACCCTTGAGGCCAAACAAAGTCTGTCCACCACTTCCTACCTTGTACCAGCTTCGTGGTTTTGTTCATCTTTAAATCTTTTTGTTGTATGTCAGTCTCTACCATGTCCGTCCAGTGCATCCTTGCTCTTCCTCTATTTCTACCTGCTTGCAAATTGGTATCTTTCACCCTGTCTGGTATCCTTTCTGTGTCTATTCTTAACATGTGTCCAGACCTTCACAGTTGTCTTTCTTGGCTCTTCTGCAGCAGCGTTATTTCTTGCACTGTTTATATgtctataaaaataaaatcaatccaTGTATTACAAAAGGGGAGAAATTCCTGTTCAAATGCTTTCAGTCCCATAATGGCTTCACTGCTGAGGTGTCTGGAATCCCGAAAAGCTGTTTCAATCAGTGTAGGCACATGTGACAGTTTCAGATGGCTGCTTGCAAAGAAAGAGGCAAGCCAGGGAAGGATGGTCATGTGGCTAAAGAACAGGATTGTGGGGTTGGGTTGTGTCCCATTGGGCAAATCACTGCCCAGTTTTGTGCCTTCATCCCCCACCTGTAAAGTGTGGGTGATTAGACCTGCCTCAAAGAGGAGCGGTGTGGCTTAATTGATTAGTAACGGGTGGAAAGTGTTTGAGAACAGCAGGgggaaggtgctatagaaaagTCAAGTTTTGTCATTATTGGACCTTTCTAGAGGGGATTAGTGGCAGGCTCAGTTCGGGGTGGGGAGCTTCAACTCTGAGTCTGAATCTGTCATTCGCACGAGCTGACAACTGATGCTGATCTGTGTTTACTCCTAGCCACCCACACTAGATTCAACCCCAGCGACTCCTCCACTTACTCTTCCAATGGACAGACCTTCTCTCTGCAGTACGGCAGTGGCAGTCTCACTGGAGTCTTTGGCTATGACACCGTGACAGTAAGTAATAGCATCAGCTGAGGAGATGACATAGTTATTAGAGCTTCACATGAGCTGGTAGGTGCTAGCATCCAAACTCCTTCAGCAGGCAGCGGTAGAAAGTCTCTGATTTCCCCTGTAGGCTCTGCCACAAAGGGGCTGAGATCACTCACTCTAGCTAGTGAATATATGGCCCATCACTCATTGGGGAATTTTCTGTTCAAACAGTGCCTTGCCGAGACCCAGAACGGAGACATTTTTTCCACTTTTAGTCTCCAGATAAGGATATAATCTGGGCTTTTGAAGTAGGCTTTCAGAAATGAGGTGGCTGGGGAACTGGATTTTTGGGATTATTTCAAACAAAACCCAAGGCACTCAGCATTCATTTTTCAACACCGTGAACCTTCGGGCTCCTGGGCTGTGTATGGCGAAGCACCTGTAGCTGGGAAGCCTTTCTTTAGTTGGACATCCGCTAGCTGCAGAGCTTTGGAGGAACGTCTGAGCCTCAGTGGGTCTTGCTAGTGGTAACAACCTATTATTGTAAGAGGCAGCGTGGTCTAGtagtgggagtcaggagatctggtttTTATTCTCAACTCTGTTTCTGACAGGCTGGATAAGCTGTAGGTAAATAGCTTCCCCTGTTTGTGcctgtttccctatctgtaaaatggaggtgatgATACCCACAGAAAGTGCTCTGAGATTTCTTGGCTGGTTAGATAAATGCACCCAAAGTTCTCCTTCCTGGGTTTGCTAGGTTCAGTGGCCTGCTTGCTTTGTCTGGTTGTAATGGCTATTCCCATCTCTTGCTCTGCAGATCCAGGACGTTTCCATCACAAACCAGGAGTTTGGCCTGAGTGAGACCGAGCCTGGCACCAGCTTTGTCTATGCTCAGTTCGATGGGATCCTCGGTCTGGCTTTCCCTGCTATTGCTGCTGGTGGTGCCACCACCGTGATGCAAGGTCTGATCCAGGAGAACCTCATCAGTGCCTCGCTCTTCAGCTTCTACCTGAGCGGGTAAGTAGGAGGAGGAGGCCATTCCTCTGTCTCCTTAAGCCCATCTGCTGTCTTTATATTTCCCATGATCCTTTTCCCTTTGTGTCGGCTCCTCTGGCTCCCATACTCTGAGGAGGGCCAACAGCAGAATAATGGTTAGGATCAGATTTCATCCCTTCCCCTAGAAATGCgtgctgcttctctgcagcccCTTCTTCTCCCGCTCAGAGCTGGGCAAACCGATcagtgtggggaagctcactgagGTCATTCACCTTCTCCTCCCTGTGGTGAAGGTTCTACCCAATCAGACGTAACATGTTCCTCAGGGGCTACAGTCACTAGGCTTCACTGTGCtatttctgctctactccactctgattaggcctcagctggagtattgtatccagttctgggcactacatttcaggaaggatgtggacaaattgaagacagtccagagaagagcaacaaaaatgattaaaggtctcgaaaacatgagctatgagggaagattgaaaaaaatgagtttgtttagtctggagaagagaagactgagaggggacataacagttttcaaatatgtaaaaggttgttacaaggaggaggaaaaaaaattgtttctcttaacctctgaggacaggataagaagcaatgggcttaaagtgcagcaagggaagtttaggttggacattaggaaaaattttctgtcagggtggttaagcactggaataaattgcctagggaagttgtggaatctccatcgttggagatttttaagaacaggttggacaaacacctgtcaggaatggtctagataattaatCCTGCcaccagtgcaggggactggactagctgacctctcgaggtcccttccaggtctatgaTTTGCTCTGGACACTCAATGCCAGCTTTTTCCCAGATGCTGAGTACCCACAGTTACTTCCATGGCACCTTTGAATGCTGGGCACTAGATTGACAATTCTGCCCTTGTTACAAGATGATTCATTTCCTTCAAACAGTAGATGAGGCTTTTCTGAAACACCTCATTGCAAACTGACTGGCACCCACCCATCATCATGGTATTTGGGGACTGCCCACATTTGCCGCTCACTGGAGAATGTGCAGGTGTCACAGCACCAATGTGTCTGGTGCATGATGATCGAAAGCTCTCCATAAGCTTGATTTCCCCCCGCCCCAACCCCTTGTCACCAGGGTTCTTGGTCTatctctgagaaggtttttgtgcTATAACTCCAGCTAGGATCCTGGATGTCCCAGTCACAGGCTGTCTTTGGACTCTGTAGATGGCTATAAATAACCAGGCGCTTTCTCTCCTGTGCGTTTGTTTAGGCAAGAGGGCATTCAGGATGGTGGCGAACTTCTCTTTGGAGGGATTGACTCCGATTTGTACTCTGGTCAGATTGTCTGGACGCCTGTCACCCAGGATGCTTATTGGCAAATTGGAATTGAAGGGTAAGGTTGTTGTCATTGGTATTTTCTGAGgaatgtagggcctgatcctgagcccATCATAATCAGTGGGAGtccttccattaatttcaatgggctttggaacaTGCTTTGATCATAATAACaaacgtaagaacggccatactaggtcagaccaatggtccatctagcctagtagcctgtcttccaactgtggccaatgccaggtgcttcagagggaatgaacagaacaggacaatcactgagtgatccatcccctgtcatccactcccagcttatggcaatcagaggctaagggcacccaaagcatggggttgcatccctgaccatcttggctaatagcctttgatgaacctgtcctccatgaTCAGACAAAGGACTCTGGGAGCCAAGACCTGGACTCCTGGCTCCTACTCCTGACTcggctcctgggttctactcctgacTCTGCCCCCAAGTATCTGTGGGACCTTAGATAACCTACACTTAAAAAGTTCCAGAGATACCACGAGAACACAAAACAGTGGCTCTAACATCTCTAATGGAAGGACCCCTGTGTTCTTGGTTCGTCACACAAGAGATGGGTACATTGCTGCCGAATTTTCCTGCTGAAGTGTCCTGTGTTCTGTTCTCTTAGTTTCTCTGTTGATGGACAGTCCAGTGGCTGGTGTAGCAGTGGCTGCCAGGGGATTGTGGACACTGGAACTTCCCTCCTCACTGCTCCACAGTCAATCTTTTCGCAGCTGATGGAGGACATTGGCGCTCAGGAGAACAGCGACGGTGAGGTACGGAGAACAGCTGGCCACAGGGAGGCTTAAAAGTGGAAGAGGGAAGAACTTTGCTGCTAAGCAGGTTTCTGTTAGGTGAAGCAACTCAGAgaaagtgtggtctagtggttaaagcaagtGACTGGTGGTCTGGGCTCTTGGATTCTATCCTTGGATCTGCCactcactctcagttgggtcttgGGAAACTCATTTAACCTTCTTGTGCCTGTCTGCCCATCTGTAAGGGGGACCTAATAATCTCTGCTTGTTCAGGCTGTTGAGGCCTTTTGACTGCAGTAAAACATTTGTCTTCCTTCCTTTTCCAGGTGATTGTTATAAAGAGCTTTCCCAGGTTGATGGAATGCGGCTCTGTGTGGAGAAGTGGGGGGTTGAGAGTCACACGGGATGTAGCGTTTTGTCTGCAGTGGCTGTACACAGTACGCAAACTTGCTCATGCTTTCTCTTTCCACAGTATGTGGTTAGCTGCAGCAGCATTGACAGCATGCCTACCATCTCCTTCACAATCAGTGAAACCAGCTTCCCGCTGAGTCCCTATGCCTACGTGCTCCAGGTATGGATTCTCATAGCAGTGCACTATCCTCACCTTCCTCTGCTTGCATAGTCTCCTCTGGGTGGGCTCCTGGAGAGCTGTAGATTTGATATGGGTCTGCTGGGCACATCCGTATTTGTGTTATCCATGTGATAGGTTATGACCAGAGCTTCCAAACCAAAGGGCTTTAACTCAACTTTCTATCTTCTTCTCAACAGAGCGATAGCACCGAATGTGTCGTGGGTATCTCACCCACTTACCTGCCATCCCAGAACGGGCAGCCCCTCTGGATCCTGGGTGACGTCTTCCTCAGGTCATATTACTCTGTTTACGATCTCGGCAACAGTCAGGTGGGCTTTGCCCCAGCAGCATAAGCACCACCGACTGTCTTCCATGGTGCTCCGAACCGTCTCCTGTCTCTCCTCCAACCTACTGGGCTgacacactctggtccccccatgCCTCTTTCCAAGGATTTTGAATGTCTCTCTGTACTGAACTTCTGCAAATTTCTGAAGCCTCTCTCCAGTGAAATCTGTGCTATGGAACTCTGGGCTCCCCTTCAAAGGtgactgtaaataaataaaagacattAAAAACATGAAGCAAATGTGTTTTGGTTTGATCTCTTGGTGCAAAATAAACACATGGCTGAGGGAAGCATGGCATCAAAGTGGTATGTCCTGGGCACAAACATGCAGCTGCTCTGAGTAGGGGCGAATATAAAGCTAACCCAACCATAGGAATTCTATATAAATACCACCCACACTTAACATGGTGTTATAGGATAGCCATGCTGCAGCTCCAAGTTTAAACAACACTCGGCTCACACTACACCTTCCCTTCCTTTGTTGGGACTAGTTGCTTGATAATATGCAGCTCGTTTAATCTGTAGATGTCAACGGACTCTGAGATGTGGAAACAGAGGCCCAGGGAGGGTGAGGTTTAAGCAGAATCCTGGTCACTTAGAAAATGATCATCCTGCCTTTAGTTAAGTTTGATAAGAATGTTTGGTGGTTATGGCAAAGGCCTGAGAATCGTGAGTGCTGGTTCCATTCCTGACCGTGACAATGAATCCGTATCTGAactcgggcaagtcactttcctgctgtgggcctcagtttacccatctgttaACTGAAGgctacagctggtcagaaaaacttCTGATTCAACAATTTGCCGATTCAGCAAGACCAGAACATTTCACAGATCTGGCCCAATTTCACTAAAGAGCCAACGGAACCAGGAAGGTGGAACCGTAGGGAACCTGGCACATTTCAACACCCTGGAGGTCGGGGGGACTTGTTGGCCTCTAATCTTCTGCTACAGAATCCgagttgatgtcaatgggacatTGAACTCATGGGCAGAAACATCTAGACACTCCTGATGAGCTACTCTGAGCACGGGCAAATCTaggggccaaattttgctctcaggTACAGTGCGCTCATCTGCAATCAGTGGGAGTCACTCGTATCCTGCTTTGGGGTAACGGTGCCCCAGAATTTCAGTCCTGGCTGTACTGCTGACATTTGATGTGACagagggcaagtcactttccctctctgccATATGGGGATAGGAACACTTTCCTCCTTACTTATTTACCCTCACAGCCGCCTAGGGTTGCCAGTCTTGGCTGGACGTCTTCCTGGAGGCTTCATCACATGACTTAATCTTGAATTAAAGTTTCAtccttaattcctggagactccaggatgaTCCTGGAGGGTGGGCAaccctgcagcctcctctttTGACATTTGTGAAGGCACTTTGAACTCTGAAGAGTGGATTTTTATCTCCGCTACACCACCATAACCTAGAATAATTCAGCATCGGGCTGTTCCTTGCTAGAAAAATAAGTCATATGGGAACGTGATGGTTGTGTCTTTGCTCTCTGTATGTTAAGAATATGtggaaatcacacagccccaacTGGGTTCCAAAGAACCAGGTTTACTAACTGCATGCAGATAGACAAAGACGACTACATGGGATGGTGCTGCTTGGGCAGGATTCCAGTGGCTTCAGCAATAGAAGACAAGGATCCTGACTTCAGCTTAACCTCCCCACCCAGATCTGGGACTGGCAGGGCAGAAAGCCTGGGTGCTCAGCCTCCATGCCCCCTTCAGCTGCAGGCAGGCAgaaatgaaattgacaagagcgtctcagcctgcctgcctgccggggagctgtcacTTTGATTTTCCTGACAGGGAGTTGACTATTTTTTGGCGAAACCTGAAGTTTTCCCATGGTTTTGCAAAAAGGGTGTTTTTCTTGGGAAATGGTTCAGACAAATTATTTCCCACCAGCTCTAGTAAGAACCGATGgtactcagggccggtgcaaggatgttttgcgccctaggcgaaactttcaccttgccctcccacccccgcgcagcagctccccaccctccatcctGAGGCACACCCCGcccgccccagcttacccctgccccttctccaccccGAGCACCCCTTCACGacttcacttctctcgcctcccaggcttgcggcacctaagctgactggcactgcaagcctgggaggcgggagaagtgaagcagccatggcgtgctcggggaggaggtgggatgggggtgagctgggacgggggGTTCCGCTGCGTGCCGCCCctaccttacttgctgcaggccgccc
Coding sequences within:
- the LOC127052962 gene encoding gastricsin-like: MKWLIFALVCLHLSEGMVRIPLKKFKSMREVMKEKGVLRDYLKNHKSDPASKYFNNFAVTYEVLSNYLDMSYYGEISIGTPPKNFLVLFDTGSSNLWVPSIYCQSQACTTHTRFNPSDSSTYSSNGQTFSLQYGSGSLTGVFGYDTVTIQDVSITNQEFGLSETEPGTSFVYAQFDGILGLAFPAIAAGGATTVMQGLIQENLISASLFSFYLSGQEGIQDGGELLFGGIDSDLYSGQIVWTPVTQDAYWQIGIEGFSVDGQSSGWCSSGCQGIVDTGTSLLTAPQSIFSQLMEDIGAQENSDGEYVVSCSSIDSMPTISFTISETSFPLSPYAYVLQSDSTECVVGISPTYLPSQNGQPLWILGDVFLRSYYSVYDLGNSQVGFAPAA